Proteins encoded within one genomic window of Aquarana catesbeiana isolate 2022-GZ linkage group LG03, ASM4218655v1, whole genome shotgun sequence:
- the LOC141133286 gene encoding limbic system-associated membrane protein-like has translation MEYSAVWTVIIFSILRVCKVHALLPIPLIILEDKVELNAETKVSCVLPSSDCHCLEVELKIVTKEKLKNCVSHKGNYSNVTCTLDVTKEMNGMELSCEAHFKTKSKPYKLNIQTEPEFTDCSDKLVWLEGQENSFHCQAKGHPLPTVTCEKNNTIYKVEEKFTAMRNMSGEYICRATNFDTVTKPVTVSVEYEPKILSIVVQPSMPVLEGANITLTCDADAIPTPTYSWHPQTPHVTFLNNNRTIQIKEVTSAHEGFYICIAQNKHGIKTLQQKIVVDREVIETATNPALFVQDKNNRGDTTDAAFSKILALLLSSSLLYYFC, from the exons CTCTTCTACCAATCCCCTTAATAATCTTGGAAGACAAGGTTGAGCTGAATGCAGAGACAAAGGTGAGCTGTGTGTTACCATCCAGTGATTGCCATTGCTTGGAGGTAGAGCTAAAAATCGTCACTAAAGAGAAGCTCAAGAACTGTGTCTCCCATAAGGGGAACTACTCTAATGTCACCTGCACACTGGATGTCACCAAGGAGATGAATGGGATGGAGCTGTCCTGTGAGGCTCACTTCAAAACAAAGAGCAAGCCTTATAAGCTAAATATTCAGA CTGAGCCTGAGTTCACAGACTGCTCTGACAAGTTGGTGTGGCTTGAGGGACAGGAGAACAGCTTCCACTGCCAGGCCAAAGGACACCCTCTACCCACCGTAACCTGTGAGAAAAACAACACCATCTATAAGGTCGAGGAGAAATTCACAGCAATGAGAAATATGTCTGGAGAGTATATTTGTAGAGCAACAAACTTTGACACCGTCACAAAACCAGTAACAGTGTCTGTAGAGT ATGAGCCTAAAATACTGAGCATTGTTGTGCAGCCCTCCATGCCTGTGCTGGAAGGGGCAAATATAACATTGACTTGTGATGCAGATGCAATACCCACTCCAACCTATAGCTGGCATCCTCAGACGCCTCATGTCACATTCCTTAATAACAACAGGACTATACAGATCAAGGAGGTGACCAGTGCACACGAAGGCTTCTACATCTGCATAGCACAGAACAAGCATGGGATCAAGACACTGCAACAGAAAATTGTTGTGGACAGGGAAGTGATAG AGACTGCAACAAATCCAGCACTATTTGTGCAAGACAAAAACAACAGAGGTGACACGACGGACGCAGCATTCTCCAAGATTCTGGCCCTGTTGTTATCTTCGAGTTTATTATATTATTTCTGTTAA